In a genomic window of Candidatus Zixiibacteriota bacterium:
- a CDS encoding DNA adenine methylase yields the protein MNYIGSKLSLLEFLEESINKVVDPAKNGTGKNCNTFCDLFAGTGIVGSYFKKKGYKVIANDIQYYSYVLNRHYIGNHKELTFSKLSKKISELKKINVKNRKNFVCDYLSNLKGKKGFVYKNYCLGGTKNKKEPRQYFSDENGMRCDAIRQKIEDWKKENLISDDEYYFLIATLIEAIDKYANTASVYGAFLKKLKKTAQNSLRLKPAELIINNQDHEVFNDDISEVVEKVNGDILYLDPPYNHRQYATNYHLLETIARYDNPKIHGKTGLRDYQNQKSLYCSRTQVKNAFKDLILKAKAKYIFLSYNNEGLMTLDDIKEIMSLRGKYGYFTKKYNRFKADRSENRNYKAEKTVEYLHYVTCK from the coding sequence ATGAACTACATTGGCTCAAAATTAAGTCTTTTAGAATTTTTAGAGGAATCAATAAATAAAGTAGTTGATCCCGCAAAAAACGGGACAGGTAAAAACTGCAATACTTTTTGTGATTTATTCGCGGGGACCGGAATTGTCGGGAGCTATTTTAAGAAAAAGGGTTATAAGGTTATAGCGAATGATATTCAATATTACAGCTATGTTTTAAATAGACACTATATCGGCAATCATAAAGAATTAACATTTTCTAAACTATCAAAGAAAATTTCCGAATTGAAAAAAATAAATGTAAAAAATCGGAAAAATTTCGTTTGCGATTATTTATCAAACTTAAAAGGCAAGAAAGGATTTGTTTATAAAAATTATTGTCTGGGCGGAACTAAAAATAAAAAAGAACCACGACAATATTTTTCCGATGAAAACGGAATGCGTTGTGACGCAATTCGCCAAAAAATTGAAGATTGGAAAAAGGAAAATTTAATCTCCGATGACGAATATTATTTTTTGATTGCCACTTTAATTGAAGCTATTGATAAATACGCAAATACCGCTTCCGTCTATGGCGCTTTTTTGAAAAAGTTAAAAAAGACCGCTCAAAACAGTTTAAGATTAAAACCTGCTGAATTGATAATAAATAACCAAGACCATGAAGTTTTTAATGACGACATAAGCGAAGTTGTTGAAAAAGTTAATGGCGATATTTTATATTTGGATCCACCATATAACCATCGGCAATACGCGACAAATTATCACCTACTTGAAACTATTGCTAGGTATGATAATCCGAAAATTCATGGAAAAACCGGGTTACGTGATTACCAAAACCAAAAATCTCTCTATTGTTCAAGAACACAAGTTAAAAACGCTTTTAAAGATTTAATATTAAAAGCAAAAGCAAAATATATCTTTTTAAGTTATAACAACGAGGGACTTATGACTTTGGACGACATTAAAGAAATAATGAGCTTGCGGGGCAAATACGGATATTTTACGAAAAAATACAATCGTTTCAAGGCAGATAGATCAGAAAACAGGAATTATAAAGCAGAAAAGACAGTTGAATATTTGCATTATGTGACTTGTAAATAA
- a CDS encoding thermonuclease family protein: MKSRTKTKTKIKAKTKKKKKAARSKKKAAKKVKRVRRIPFSRAVIMSVLAFVMALGGYGGYRVVNEHSRYGADFEKRLHNAVEVVDGDTIVIENGVRVRLLGINAPEKAECYGEEAKKELNKLIAGKKIILEKDQTAADNFGRLLRYVFVYNEAPDRDNIFVNEKLLRGGFVMSMYVKPNKRYLALLQAAEREAQKEKAGLWGKCDYESAQAGRESEREQASEPFDEKCVIKGNINKRYEKDYFLPGCPNYKRVIIDPRKGERWFCTEKEAKEAGWQMSAACGNIHQFEN; the protein is encoded by the coding sequence ATGAAAAGTAGAACAAAAACAAAAACAAAAATAAAAGCCAAAACAAAAAAGAAGAAGAAAGCGGCAAGAAGCAAGAAGAAAGCGGCGAAGAAGGTAAAAAGGGTGAGAAGGATTCCTTTTTCCAGGGCGGTTATTATGAGCGTGTTAGCTTTCGTGATGGCGTTGGGAGGTTATGGCGGGTATAGAGTCGTAAACGAACATAGCCGATACGGCGCTGATTTTGAAAAGCGGTTGCATAACGCGGTTGAGGTGGTGGACGGGGACACGATTGTGATTGAGAATGGCGTTCGCGTGCGTTTGCTGGGAATAAACGCGCCGGAGAAAGCGGAGTGTTACGGAGAAGAGGCCAAGAAGGAGCTGAACAAGTTAATTGCCGGCAAGAAAATAATTTTGGAAAAAGACCAAACAGCCGCTGATAATTTTGGCCGCCTGTTGCGTTATGTTTTTGTTTACAATGAAGCGCCGGATAGAGATAACATATTTGTGAATGAAAAATTGCTTCGCGGAGGGTTCGTTATGAGCATGTATGTAAAGCCCAATAAAAGGTATTTGGCGTTGTTGCAGGCGGCGGAAAGAGAGGCGCAAAAAGAGAAAGCGGGGCTTTGGGGGAAATGCGATTATGAGAGCGCGCAGGCTGGCAGGGAAAGCGAACGAGAACAAGCCAGCGAACCGTTTGACGAAAAATGCGTGATAAAAGGGAATATTAATAAGCGTTATGAAAAGGACTATTTTTTGCCGGGATGCCCGAATTACAAACGGGTAATAATAGATCCGCGCAAAGGCGAGCGATGGTTTTGCACGGAAAAAGAAGCTAAGGAAGCCGGTTGGCAAATGAGCGCCGCCTGCGGAAATATACACCAGTTTGAGAATTGA